One window of Epinephelus fuscoguttatus linkage group LG9, E.fuscoguttatus.final_Chr_v1 genomic DNA carries:
- the spon2b gene encoding spondin-2b: protein MDTTRKMLSICEALYHLIVMMLTLGQGVHCMPVPTDVPMCTAPDTAQYRLTFSGKWTQAAFPKQYPVYRPPAQWSNLIGVTHSSDYHMWQRNEFASNGVREFAEKGEAWTLMKEVEAAGERIQSVYGVLSAPAVMGGTGQTNTEFEVFARHSYLSFIVRLVPSPDWFVGVESIDLCDGDHWKENVSLDLFPYDAGTDSGFTFSSPNFETIPQDKITQITSSSPSHPANSFYYPRLKHLPPIAKVMLTKVKKTNQIISLPVEPTQSNQLPTGNEIEDTLINTPLDCEVSVWSPWGLCKGKCGDSGVQHRTRYIIMHSANNGLACPLLEEERKCFPDNCL from the exons ATGGACACCACAAGGAAAATGCTCTCCATCTGTGAGGCACTCTACCACCTTATCGTCATGATGCTGACACTGGGCCAAGGAGTTCATTGCATGCCTGTTCCTACTGACGTCCCCATGTGCACAGCCCCAGACACTGCCCAGTACAGGCTAACGTTCTCCGGCAAGTGGACCCAGGCAGCTTTCCCTAAACAGTATCCTGTCTACCGCCCCCCTGCACAGTGGTCAAACCTCATTG GGGTGACCCACAGCTCTGACTACCACATGTGGCAGCGTAATGAGTTTGCCAGCAATGGAGTGAGGGAGTTTGCAGAGAAAGGCGAGGCCTGGACGCTCATGAAGGAAGTCGAGGCGGCCGGCGAACGCATCCAGAGCGTTTATGGGGTCCTCTCTGCTCCCGCTGTTATGGGAGGCACAGGCCAGACGAACACTGAGTTCGAGGTCTTTGCCAGGCACTCCTAT CTGTCGTTTATCGTGCGTCTCGTTCCAAGCCCAGACTGGTTTGTGGGTGTGGAGAGCATTGACCTGTGTGACGGGGACCACTGGAAAGAGAATGTGTCGCTTGACCTTTTCCCATATGATGCAGGAACTGACAGCGGGTTCACCTTCTCTTCACCAAACTTTGAGACCATCCCACAGGATAAAATCACACAG ATCACTTCTTCCTCACCTAGCCACCCCGCTAACTCCTTTTACTACCCCCGCCTGAAGCATTTGCCACCCATCGCCAAGGTAATGCTGACCAAAGTAAAGAAGACCAATCAGATCATCAGCCTGCCTGTCGAACCCACCCAATCCAACCAACTGCCAACAGGGAACGAGATCGAGGACACGCTCATAA ATACCCCTCTGGACTGTGAGGTGTCAGTGTGGTCTCCTTGGGGCTTGTGCAAAGGCAAATGCGGAGACTCAGGCGTGCAGCACCGCACACGCTACATCATAATGCACTCAGCCAACAATGGATTAGCCTGCCCCCtgctggaggaagagaggaagtgCTTCCCCGACAACTGTTTATGA
- the si:ch211-255i20.3 gene encoding transmembrane emp24 domain-containing protein 11 produces the protein MLVNGYFLLEPWDLKALSHSPHLGVTVTVRDPNHEVLMSKRYGKFAKFTFTAHTSGQHFLCFQTNSTRFSVFAGQKLKLHLDVQMGEHAIDPSKDKAKENLETLENSLSHLIDQMMYITRQQEYQREKEEVFRQISEDTNSKVLWWAVVQTSVLLSVGFWQIKRLKDFFIAKKLV, from the exons ATGCTGGTCAACG GTTACTTCTTGTTGGAGCCTTGGGATTTGAAGGCGCTCTCCCACTCCCCTCACCTCGGCGTCACTGTGACAGTCAGAGACCCAAACCATGAG GTTTTGATGTCCAAACGCTATGGTAAATTTGCCAAATTCACCTTCACAGCTCATACCTCTGGTCAGCACTTCCTCTGCTTCCAAACcaactccacaaggttttcTGTCTTTGCTGGACAGAAGCTG AAGCTACATTTGGATGTTCAGATGGGAGAGCATGCCATTGACCCTAGCAAAGACAAGGCCAAAGAAAACTTGGAGACTCTGGAGAACAGCCTCAGCCACCTCATAGATCAAATGATGTACATCACCAGGCAGCAGGAGTACCAGAGG GAGAAAGAGGAAGTGTTTCGTCAGATCAGTGAGGACACCAACAGTAAAGTGCTCTGGTGGGCTGTGGTGCAgacctctgtgctgctgtccgTTGGTTTCTGGCAGATTAAACGACTCAAAGACTTCTTCATCGCCAAGAAGCTGGTCTGA
- the LOC125894465 gene encoding probable E3 SUMO-protein ligase RNF212 yields the protein MSYWICCNSCFLSPSADRKLAVTTCGHVICSVCFQKGKPGKCLICSAKCQVSPLSDQSSSEVKALFSDINVVATKHFTEISKVIMFQARHQKRLLTYYQQRNGKLEEAFVKMKQEMQQMAKKLNEQSNYITKLENSLQHQSAKVSSVPQMSHSSHTPHGHKSVLQIPYNSPVSLSRRSSTTNIAENMDVDERSLFRKPNTVPRMSLISPPQDGRMGTVLNRSSKQNMMANHSARSATVSRFQGSPLTPDVSYSQMSAWKSPIFKPSFRHSMSSLVCPPP from the exons ATGTCTTACTGGATCTGCTGCAACTCCTGCTTCCTTTCGCCCAGCGCTGACAGAAAACTAGCTGTCACCACCTGTGGCCATGTCATCTGCAGTGTCTGTTTTCAGAAAG GCAAACCAGGCAAGTGTTTAATATGCAGTGCCAAATGCCAAGTATCACCACTCTCCGACCAA AGCAGCTCAGAGGTGAAGGCCCTGTTTTCGGACATCAACGTTGTTGCAACCAAACACTTCACGGAAATCAGCAAA GTTATAATGTTCCAGGCAAGACATCAAAAGAGACTGCTGACTTACTACCAGCAAAGG AATGGGAAACTCGAGGAGGCATTTGTCAAGATGAAGCAAGAAATGCAGCAGATGGCAAA GAAGCTGAATGAACAGAGCAACTACATCACTAAGCTGGAAAACTCTCTACAGCATCAGAG TGCCAAAGTTTCATCAGTGCCTCAGATGAGCCACAGTTCCCATACTCCACATGGGCATAAATCAG TCCTACAGATCCCCTATAACTCCCCCGTGTCCCTCTCCAGACGCTCCTCAACCACTAATAT CGCTGAAAACATGGACGTGGATGAAAGGAGTCTGTTCAGGAAA CCCAACACTGTCCCCAGAATGTCATTAATCAGTCCTCCACAAGATGGACGGATGG gcacCGTCCTTAACAGATCGTCCAAACAGAACATGATGGCCAACCATTCAGCTCGCTCAGCTACTGTCAG tcGTTTCCAAGGATCCCCGCTGACCCCTGATGTGTCATACAGCCAGATGTCTGCATGGAAGTCTCCCATCTTCAAACCCTCCTTCAGACACTCCATGTCCTCCCTGGTCTGCCCTCCTCCTTag